In Alligator mississippiensis isolate rAllMis1 chromosome 10, rAllMis1, whole genome shotgun sequence, one DNA window encodes the following:
- the NQO1 gene encoding NAD(P)H dehydrogenase [quinone] 1, which produces MAAKKALIVLAHAEKTSFNHAMKDAAVDALQKKGWSVAVSDLYAMKFNPVQSREDITGKPKDPNNFNYAVEMGLAWKEGRLSSDIVAEQKKLEAADLVIFQFPLQWFGVPAILKGWFDRVFTGGFAYSYASMYDQGPFQKKKAVLSFTTGGAGSMYTPNGINGDVNILLWPIQNGTLYFCGFQVLEPQIAYSIGHTPEDVRSQILMGWKERLGSIWEEKPLSFVPSSSFELSFKGGFKLKAEAQEQQKDQKYGLSVGQHLGKAIPPDNQVKAQRK; this is translated from the exons ATGGCTG CAAAAAAAGCCCTGATCGTGCTGGCGCACGCGGAGAAGACCTCCTTCAACCACGCCATGAAGGATGCTGCTGTCGACgcactgcagaagaaaggctggAGCGTCGCCGTGTCTGACCTGTACGCCATGAAGTTCAACCCGGTGCAGTCCCGGGAAGACATCACCG GTAAGCCGAAGGATCCCAACAACTTCAACTACGCGGTGGAGATGGGCTTGGCGTGGAAGGAGGGCCGGCTGAGCAGCGACATCGTGGCAGAACAGAAGAAGCTGGAGGCTGCGGACCTCGTGATATTCCAG TTCCCGCTCCAGTGGTTTGGGGTGCCAGCCATCCTCAAGGGCTGGTTTGACCGGGTTTTCACAGGAGGCTTTGCCTACTCCTATGCCAGCATGTACgaccagggccccttccag AAAAAGAAGGCCGTGCTCTCCTTCACCACGGGCGGGGCGGGCTCCATGTACACCCCCAACGGCATCAACGGGGACGTCAACATCCTCCTCTGGCCAATACAG AACGGCACGCTGTACTTCTGCGGCTTCCAAGTCTTGGAGCCGCAAATCGCTTACAGCATTGGCCACACGCCTGAAGACGTCCGTTCCCAGATCCTGATGGGCTGGAAGGAGCGCCTGGGGAGCATCTGGGAGGAGAAACCGCTCAGTTTTGTTCCCAGCAGCAGCTTTGAGCTGAGCTTCAAAGGGGGCTTCAAGCTGAAAGCAGAGGCTCAGGAGCAGCAGAAGGATCAGAAGTACGGGCTGTCCGTGGGCCAGCACTTGGGGAAGGCCATTCCCCCCGACAACCAGGTCAAAGCCCAGAGGAAATAG
- the NOB1 gene encoding RNA-binding protein NOB1 isoform X2 yields the protein MPRGVVKMAAVEHVVVDAGAFLRAAPLQDIGRRVYTVREVVGEIRDRAARRRLAALPVPLLFRQPRPEHVRLVTEFSKKTGDFPSLSPADLQVLALTYELQAETGGVAHLRAEPQHQCARTEEEAPAFASASEGQPCESPEFGSFLYWRKPLPSIEEDLRELLTGDPVSLAVEEEESASEEESEEDSDDEKDWITPSNIKQIQEDVGRCDAPPADVQVGCVTTDFAMQNVLLQMGLHVLAVNGMLIRQARNYVLRCHGCFKTTSDMTKVFCPHCGNKTLKKVAVSVSDDGSLHMHFSRNPKVLNPRGLRYPLPAPQGGKHASNPHLVEDQQFPQQRLSRKAREKTNVFDPDYIAGVSPFAENDIYSRAANLRIRDAALGAGRRRMNPNTATRKFVKKR from the exons ATGCCGCGGGGCGTGGTCAAGATGGCGGCGGTGGAGCACGTGGTGGTGGACGCGGGCGCCTTCCTGCGGGCAGCGCCGCTGCAG GACATCGGCCGCCGCGTGTACACGGTGCGCGAGGTGGTGGGCGAGATCCGCGACCGCGCGGCGCGGCGGCGTCTGGCGGCCCTGCCCGTCCCGCTCCTCTTCCGCCAGCCGCGGCCCGAGCACGTGCGCCTGG TGACGGAGTTCTCGAAGAAGACGGGCGACTTCCCGTCGCTGTCCCCCGCCGACCTGCAGGTGCTGGCGCTCACCTATGAGCTGCAGGCCGAGACCGGCGGCGTCGCGCACCTGCGGGCCGAGCCCCAGCACCAg TGCGCGCGCACAGAGGAAGAGGCGCCTGCGTTCGCGTCCGCGTCGGAGGGTCAGCCGTGCGAGAGCCCCGAGTTCGGCTCCTTCCTGTACTGGAGGAAGCCCCTGCCCAGCATCGAGGAGGACCTACGAGAGCTGCTG ACAGGCGATCCGGTTTCCCTTGCTGTGGAGGAAGAGGAAAGTGCCTCCGAGGAGGAGAGTGAAGAGGACAGCGATGACGAGAAGGACTGGATAACCCCCAGCAACATCAAGCAGATCCAGGAGGACGTGGGGCGCTGCGATGCTCCCCCCGCGGACGTGCAGGTCGGGTGCGTCACCACCGACTTCGCCATGCAG AACGTTCTGCTCCAGATGGGTCTCCATGTGCTGGCAGTGAATGGGATGCTGATCCGCCAGGCCAGAAACTATGTCCTGCGCTGTCATGGCTGCTTCAA GACGACATCCGACATGACCAAGGTCTTCTGTCCGCACTGTGGCAACAAGACTCTGAAGAAGGTTGCCGTGAGTGTGAGTGATGACGGCAGCCTGCACATGCATTTCTCTCGCAACCCGAAAGTCCTGAACCCACGAGGGCTTCGG taccccctgcccgctccccaaGGGGGGAAGCACGCCAGCAACCCTCACCTGGTGGAGGACCAGCAGTTCCCGCAGCAGCGGCTTTCCCGAAAAGCCAGGGAGAAAACCAACGTCTTCGACCCTGACTACATCGCGGGGGTTTCTCCCTTTGCAGAAAACGACATCTACAGCCGTGCAGCCAACCTGCGCATCCGGGATGCGGCCCTGGGTGCAGGCCGGCGCCGCATGAATCCCAACACCGCTACGAGGAAGTTCGTGAAGAAGCGGTGA
- the NOB1 gene encoding RNA-binding protein NOB1 isoform X1: MPRGVVKMAAVEHVVVDAGAFLRAAPLQDIGRRVYTVREVVGEIRDRAARRRLAALPVPLLFRQPRPEHVRLVTEFSKKTGDFPSLSPADLQVLALTYELQAETGGVAHLRAEPQHQVKLSSSIRHPEAPVHVPGFHLPSKCARTEEEAPAFASASEGQPCESPEFGSFLYWRKPLPSIEEDLRELLTGDPVSLAVEEEESASEEESEEDSDDEKDWITPSNIKQIQEDVGRCDAPPADVQVGCVTTDFAMQNVLLQMGLHVLAVNGMLIRQARNYVLRCHGCFKTTSDMTKVFCPHCGNKTLKKVAVSVSDDGSLHMHFSRNPKVLNPRGLRYPLPAPQGGKHASNPHLVEDQQFPQQRLSRKAREKTNVFDPDYIAGVSPFAENDIYSRAANLRIRDAALGAGRRRMNPNTATRKFVKKR; this comes from the exons ATGCCGCGGGGCGTGGTCAAGATGGCGGCGGTGGAGCACGTGGTGGTGGACGCGGGCGCCTTCCTGCGGGCAGCGCCGCTGCAG GACATCGGCCGCCGCGTGTACACGGTGCGCGAGGTGGTGGGCGAGATCCGCGACCGCGCGGCGCGGCGGCGTCTGGCGGCCCTGCCCGTCCCGCTCCTCTTCCGCCAGCCGCGGCCCGAGCACGTGCGCCTGG TGACGGAGTTCTCGAAGAAGACGGGCGACTTCCCGTCGCTGTCCCCCGCCGACCTGCAGGTGCTGGCGCTCACCTATGAGCTGCAGGCCGAGACCGGCGGCGTCGCGCACCTGCGGGCCGAGCCCCAGCACCAg GTAAAGCTGAGCTCTAGCATTCGGCACCCGGAGGCCCCCGTGCACGTCCCTGGGTTTCACCTGCCGTCCAAG TGCGCGCGCACAGAGGAAGAGGCGCCTGCGTTCGCGTCCGCGTCGGAGGGTCAGCCGTGCGAGAGCCCCGAGTTCGGCTCCTTCCTGTACTGGAGGAAGCCCCTGCCCAGCATCGAGGAGGACCTACGAGAGCTGCTG ACAGGCGATCCGGTTTCCCTTGCTGTGGAGGAAGAGGAAAGTGCCTCCGAGGAGGAGAGTGAAGAGGACAGCGATGACGAGAAGGACTGGATAACCCCCAGCAACATCAAGCAGATCCAGGAGGACGTGGGGCGCTGCGATGCTCCCCCCGCGGACGTGCAGGTCGGGTGCGTCACCACCGACTTCGCCATGCAG AACGTTCTGCTCCAGATGGGTCTCCATGTGCTGGCAGTGAATGGGATGCTGATCCGCCAGGCCAGAAACTATGTCCTGCGCTGTCATGGCTGCTTCAA GACGACATCCGACATGACCAAGGTCTTCTGTCCGCACTGTGGCAACAAGACTCTGAAGAAGGTTGCCGTGAGTGTGAGTGATGACGGCAGCCTGCACATGCATTTCTCTCGCAACCCGAAAGTCCTGAACCCACGAGGGCTTCGG taccccctgcccgctccccaaGGGGGGAAGCACGCCAGCAACCCTCACCTGGTGGAGGACCAGCAGTTCCCGCAGCAGCGGCTTTCCCGAAAAGCCAGGGAGAAAACCAACGTCTTCGACCCTGACTACATCGCGGGGGTTTCTCCCTTTGCAGAAAACGACATCTACAGCCGTGCAGCCAACCTGCGCATCCGGGATGCGGCCCTGGGTGCAGGCCGGCGCCGCATGAATCCCAACACCGCTACGAGGAAGTTCGTGAAGAAGCGGTGA